The genomic window agcctccaaagatcatgaggcagccatccagcatcaAAAAGCCACCGTCTGTCCCCTCGGCATCATCCATGATCggcttggggtccttcccatgctcccctctattgaagcctccagacaagaaccgcttcatgaggccgcagtccttgtacagatgcttgatggGAAAggaatggttcgggcatggcccttcaagcagcttctcaaagtggtctagagtaccctccgtgggcttctagccccccttgcggtcggcggtggccaagagcgagccctcgcgccgctgcttgttcttcttcttgacaggACGGTTGGAGGTACCTTCGCCGGCATCCTTGtcccgcttcgccttgccttttaggcggtcgaagatcgctctgaccgcctcctcgcctgaggcatggctggtgacgatgtcgaggagctccttggtggttcatgggcccttacgtcctagcttgtgaaccagggacttgtAGGTGGTTCTAGACAgaaaagctcctataacatcggcgtcggcgacgttaggcagctcattgcactgctgggagaagtGTCGGATGTACCCATAAagggtttctctagccttctattgatagttcttgagatcccatgaGTTCTCATAgtgcttgtacgtgccctggaagttccccacgaagatctcttttaggtccgcccaactttagattctgttgggcagaaggtgttccaaccatgttcgcgccaaatcggctaggaacaatggaaggttacgaataatgaaatcatcattatgcGCTCCACCAGCTTGGCAGTCAGgccaataatcctcgagccatagtttagggtttgtttccctagagtatttaggggtgctagttggtggtcggtaccatggtgggaaggcgacattgaggatgtgttggctgaaggcctgaggccccggtaggctagggctcaggcttcggtcctcaccgctatcgtagcgtccgccaGGACAAGGATGATAATCGTGACTAGCTCCATCTCTCGAATCATCGCGGGTATGTCTGCAGGCGTCGAGAGTGTCGCGTGCATCATGGTTGTGGCTAAGACGCTCATGCGTCGGGACCGTGGTGCACTGCCTGCCGCCttatggtgcctggtggactgacacgtcctTGTTGGGTTGCCCTAAGGGCGAGCGTTGGCTAGCGTTGAGCTCACGTcgccgagacaatgagctctcggcCTATTGCGCCGACGCACGCTCGAACAACatgtgaatctcatggtgggcctgatgatcctcgggcgtcgcgggCCCCTGAAGCCCATGGAGTAACGCCGtcgtagcagcgatgttctggctcgcttaggtgaagtgtgggagggcttcatcgtccatgatgatcctccggttcatgaCGCGGGCCATGGcacgcacgcccaccgtctctgtggcgcttgatctcccgatcgagctctGCGCATTCCTGCTTGAgttggagtcatgcttcctcgagctctaggtgctgggccttcagctgctccacccataggcAGGGTGGGGCCCCTGtttccccctcgacctcatcgtcgaggtcattcatcggggtagcctcctcttcgTGGATGCCTTtgacgtgtccctcaggggtacctaccatgaaacactcacgagaggggtgatgactccccctgctggagtcagagccggagggtgactccgattctcccacgaggaggtcatggaatgaCTTTGCGACATATTCAGTCATCCCTATGAACTCGTCGTTCGTGGGGAATGGAGGCGTGCGTTGTGCCACAGGGTGGCCATTAGTCTCTACGGCGTTGCAGGGACCGAACGGGAGCGTTGTTGGggcgctctggatgaggtattctggaGAGAGTGGCTTCCCTCCGGCAAGCTATGCCATAACGTtggtgaacaagaaggtgaggtggtgtaGGTCCTTCCAGGATGGccggggtcctaggaagacgcCGAGCTGGCActctaacctcccgtagtcgaagtCAAGGAGCTAGTCGCTTCTAGGGGCGCGAGGCTTCGTTGCGTGTAGCTAcaactcctcaagcgcctcggcgatcgtgTCGAGGTcagtggagtggagaggtcggacggcggcgggagccatcgccaactctccctctgttgtgatgatgaagtctaggtcttcAAAGCGCATGTGCATGCCTAGGACCTAGCTGAGGTTGTGGctagccatccaaggcatggtgtggatgtcgagacgcgtaaaaggcccctacctggcacaccaactatcggtgtttcgagttgccaccaacaagtaaatttctaatattgcacatctggctcagatggtgtgctaagaggacacgaggtttataatggttcgggcagaatgtccctacgcctAGTtcattgctgctcatgttactaacactgaaagttcgtagtagaggttacaaacggttgagagagggacatgtcccaagtctctggtgagaggaacGAATGGGTGTCGAGAGCTTGGTCACTTCTTGGCTGTATGCTTGTGTGTTCTAATCGGTTCGGGGTTCGAGTCCGTATCAGTGTGATGTATTTTGATCTGATCGAGTCGAGTCAAGTCAAGAGTCCCCTTCCTCTTCATGGAACGcgctgcttttccttttataggccaagggaaagcagggttaCAGTCAAggaaaaagaggagaatgagaatgagaagaagtcctctaggatcaccgggtccttcttttccttcacgtgggtcccgctgaccctgtagatgtcaatagagaTAGCTCCACGTTGTGGCCCtgtccatcactggcgccatgcacaGGCGTCGTCTCCTGGTCGCGACGCTCCACTCAGTCCTGATGGAcacatggtgaactgacgcgcatgTCAGTGGCTGTACGagagttaggcagaacaacaccggtacgcccgacgctgttcctgatgtgaatccccaagTATGGCCCGTCAAggccacgggttatatcgggGTGTGTCGGTCatctccctggtgtcagagttttaacCCAGGCTcattcgcttggacctagagtggttggtggcggtatgggtctccacGGATGAGGTGGATCCTACGGCCTCGGGATCGGATAAGgtggagtcctcccctagaggctaggcgaggtggagtcctcccctagaggccaggcgaggtggagcgcagACCTAAGGGTCAGgtaaggcggagcccgtggccttagggtcgggcgaggcagagtcctcccctagaggccagGCGAGGCAGAGCGTAGACCtaaggatcgggcgaggcggagcccacggcctggggtcgggcgaggcggagtcctcccctagaggccgggcgaggtggagcatagacccaagggtcgggcgaggtggagcccgtggcctcggggtcgggtgaggcggagtcctcccctagaggtcgggcgaggcggagtgtaGACCCAaggatcggacgaggcggagcgtagacccaagggtcgggagaggcggagcctgtggcctcggggttgggcgaggcagagtcctcccctagaggtcgggcgaggcgaagcgcagacccaagggtcggacgaggcagatcgcagacccaagggtcaggcaaggcggagcccgcggccttagggttgggcgaggcggagtccttccccagaggccgggcgaggtggagcgcagACCCTAGGGTCGGGCGATGCAGAGCTTACGCACGTGGGGGGTGGTTGGAGCTGTAatcatgctcttgactgctcggacgtATCAATGTTGATgtttattagctcctcctcttcgggtaccctagtattggtcctcgacaaAGGGTGAGATGGAAACCGAGCTATGTCGCCTGCGGGTGTAGGCCGAGTAGTGGCGGAAGGCCACGGAGACAACCATGGTGCTACTAACGGTTGGCAAGGGCGGGAACGACGTGGAGCGGAGCGAGTCGTGGGAGGGCGGCAAGTACGTGGGCCTCTGCAAGAAATTGGACGACGCCGCGGCTGCCTTCCTCGTTGGCGTCCATGAGCACGAGGCCGTGGCCGTGAAGATGGAGAGGGAGGGATTAAGTCGATGACgcatgggccccacatgtcactgagatgGAGGTTGCGTGTCAAACCGCTCAATGCCGGTCAAAACAGTCTTGTCCCTGTTTAGGTGCGAAAAATAAAtggttttgacagttggggtacGGTACCAGACGATTTTGTAGTTGAGAATTAAAATTAGATGGACGTAATAGTTGAGGGCCAAAATGGACTTAATCCGCCAACAGGGCCTCGTGGCTGGTCtagtgcggcccagccaaccgtTCGGCACGCCGGCACGCCGCACGCGCACACGGCACACCGCGGCCAGACCACCAGAGTGCCTCCAGTGCCCACTGCTGTCTCGCCACCAAAATCCCGTCGGGAGTCGGGACGACGAAGAAGCCAAGCCGGTGCGACGTATAAATCCTAACCAATCGCCACCCCCAAATCCCACCACCCTTTCCCCCTTCCACCCCTCGCGATCTCCCCGGCCCGCCATGGAGATGTTCTACTACCTCGTGTTCGGCGCGCTCGCCGCCATCGTGGCGGCGCTGGAGCTCGGCAAGTCCGGCAAGGACCGAGTCGCCACCTCCCCGGCCTTCAACTCCTTCAAGAACAACTACATCCTCGTCTACTCCCTCATGATGTGTACGCCTCCCTCCTGATTCCTGGTTCCCCCCTCGAATCCCCGTCGCGTCGCGGCACTGCGTCCTCCAGATCTGGACTGGGGGCGCAATGCCGGTGGTGTTTGGTGGTCTCTGACGTTATTGTGCTCCGGCGGATGGATGGTGCAGCTGGGGACTGGCTGCAGGGGCCCTACGTGTACTACCTCTACAGCCAGTACGGCTTCGACAAGGGCGACATCGGCCGCCTCTTCATCGCCGGCTTCGGTTCCTCCATGCTCTTCGGCACCATCGTCGGATCCCTCGCGGATAAGCAGTGCGTGCGCCCCCCTCTGCCCTGGCTGAATTCAGTCGATTTCGTTCTGTTTTGGTGGATATGGCGACGAGGCTGATGGATTTTGGGTGGTCAGGGGGCGGAAGAGGGCGTGCGTCACCTACTGCATCACCTACATCCTCAGCTGCTTCACCAAGCACTCCCCCCAGTACAAAATTCTTATGATTGGCCGCGTCCTTGGAGGCATTGCCACTTCGCTGCTCTTCTCGGCGTTTGAGTCGTGGCTCGTCGCAGAGCACAACAAGGTAGCTGCCCAGATCCCTCTCTCCACAGTGATGCTGATACCTCGGAGATGACATGCTTTAACTTTAATCCTATAATCAGCTCTTCGTTTTCCCCTTGAAAACAGCTACTATTAGTTACATTTTGGACTTGTTTTGCTTTTGGTTTTGTCTACATTTGTTGCCAGTAGTCGGTATATAGGTTGACTGAAGCTAACAAAAGATAAAATACTTGGGAGGTTTGACTTCTTGAGTGTCAGTACACTATGTATAAAATGACTTTTCAGGTATTGAAAATTGAACTTAcctgaattaaaattcaattatgGTAATATTTTTTTGGAGGCTGGTTGCATTGCAGAACACAGTGCATCA from Miscanthus floridulus cultivar M001 unplaced genomic scaffold, ASM1932011v1 fs_79_1_2, whole genome shotgun sequence includes these protein-coding regions:
- the LOC136533181 gene encoding uncharacterized protein, with product MEMFYYLVFGALAAIVAALELGKSGKDRVATSPAFNSFKNNYILVYSLMMSGDWLQGPYVYYLYSQYGFDKGDIGRLFIAGFGSSMLFGTIVGSLADKQGRKRACVTYCITYILSCFTKHSPQYKILMIGRVLGGIATSLLFSAFESWLVAEHNKKGFDPQWLSITFSKAIFLGNGLVAIVAGLFANFLADNMGFGPVAPFDAAACFLAIGMAIILSSWGENYGDSSDSKDLITQFKGAAKAIASDEKIALLGAIQSLFEGSMY